CTGAACCGGGCGGATAACGCCCTTTACCGGATTAAAGATAAAGGCGGAGACGGCGCCTCCACCAGTTCCTAACATTATTACCCTATATAGATCAAAAGGCCCGAGATTCGGGCCTTTTTTCATTAAGCAAATATGGTAGCATAGGCTGGGAAATAATTCGTCTCAAAAATGCCATAATCCAGAAACACATCCACAACTTCAGGGTCAAAATGTGTGCCCGATTCCGAGGTGATGATATACAAGGCCTGGCTCTCCGCCATTGCTTTGCGATATGGTCGGTCAGAAGTCAGCGCATCCCATACATCTGCAACAGCCACAATCCGTGCCAACCTGGGAATCTCATCCCCAGCCAAGCCAAATGGATATCCAGTGCCATCCCACCACTCATGATGGTAGAGCGGGATGACCATGGCAGGCTTATATTGGGGGTATTTGGTCAGCCATTCCATCGCGAAAAGTGGATGTTCCTGAACCACCTGAAACTCATAGGGGGTTAGGCGACCCGGCTTTTGCATGATGCTCTCCGGAATACCCAGCTTTCCAATATCATGAAGCAGTGTCCCTAATTGGATATTCATTAAACCACGTTTGGGAAGGCCCAGGCTATGGGCAATCTTTAAAGATAAAGAAGTCACCCTCAGCGTATGCTCTGTGATTTCTTTATCGTAAAGATCCAATGCCTGCAACCAGCGATTTGCATCCTGGTCGTTAATCGCCAAAAGATCTCTTTTTATTCGTCTAAATTCTGTGATGAGCTTTGATCGATCAGCCTTATTCCTTTCATAGAAAGGATCTCTAAGGTCGATACTCATCTGGTCTGTTCTTCTTTGTGTGTTCATTTTAATAATTCTTCTGTATAACAACAATGTGTCTTCCGCACAGTTATAGTATCCAACTGCGTAGGCTCCAATAGTGTCTTCCAGTACATTAATCCGAGCTAAGTAAACAATTGATTACCGAGAAATCATTGCTCCTAAGAATACCGGTGAATTAGTTGCGTCTCTCCTTTTCGATTGGTCGACAAAAATAGGTCTAGGCATTAATTAAAGTGTCATAAAGGAGTAGAGTCTGTTCAGATGGCTCAACATCAAATTTTTCTTCCAATTCCTGCCGGCATGCTTCGTATTGGCGGATGATTTCAGCCTTATTACCAGTCACGGCGTGGATCTTCATCGCAAGACGGTGAACTTCTTCATTGGCATTGTCTTCCGTCAAGGCCTGATGGCAGTAACGCAGGGCAGATTTATACACTTCTCTCTCAAAATACAAGTTCGCGATCGTATACAGCGCATCAATATACATCTGCCGGAATTTCTCCCGATCCGGGATCGCCCAGTAATCGTCAACTTCTGGCAAATAATCGCCGCCATATTGCTGAATGGCATGTGAGAGGTGTTTGATCTTCTGCCGGGGTTCATCCACTTCATTAGCCCGTTGAATGGAGGTCAGGAAGATCTCCACATCGAAGGCATATTCCTGCATGGGATTGAAGCGATACATCCCTTCCGCAAGCAAGATCACCTGCTTACCGACAGCGCTGCGCAAGCGATAAAGGGTATTCTTGAACTTAATGTCCAACTCCTCAGTGGAGGCATCCGGCCACATATATAACCCGACCTGTTCTTTGGTCAGCCCACCGGGATGGGCCAAAAAGACAAAGAACATTTCTTTGGCGGCATGTACCTGCCAGTCACTGGTCGTGATCAGAATATTCTGAAGCCAAACCTTCTCTCCACCAAAAGCCTGGATCCTGAGCTGATGCGGAGCATTGATCAAGTTCTCATTGGAGAGCACTTTGATAAAATGCTCAACGACTTTTGGGTCGAAGTGGGAGCCGGATTGTGAAATGATCAGGTTGAGCGCTTCTTCCTTACTCAGGGCTCTGCGATAGGGCCTGTCTGAGGTGAGTGCATCCCACACATCAACAACTGAGAACATTCTGGCAGCCAGGGGGATATCCTTCCCCTTCAGCCCCAGCGGGTATCCACTGCCATCCCATCTTTCATGGTGGTAATAGGGAATTTGCAAAGCGGGTTTGAGGAGTTCGAGCTGCGAAAGCCATTTTTTGGCAAACAGGGGATGCCGCCGGACGACATCAAATTCTTCTTCGGTCAACTTGCCGTGCTTGGAGATAATTTCATCCGGGATGCTGATCTTGCCGATATCGTGCAGCAATGCGCCTCGGCGGATATGGACCAATTCTTCGTCGGGGAAGCCCATCTCCCGCGCCAGTTCCATTGCCAGGTTAACAACTCTTTCTGTGTGCCCGCTGGCTTCTTTCTGTTGTGTTTCAAAAGCAGCCGCCCAAGCTTCAATCGTCCGATCGTAAGCATTGAGCGCTTCATCTTTTAACTTTTCAATTTCTATGTCTTTTTCAATAAAGGTGGAAAGAACACCAAGCCGTTCTGTGACTAGCTTGAGAATAAATCCATCATCATCCAGACCTGTCCGGCTGCATTTCGCCCCGTTTTCTGAGTAATGAAATTCCACCTGACCAATTTGGTTCTGGAAAGTTTTAATGGGTTCAACGATCTCATGAGTAGCCCTTCCGACCTTTCCATAGGAATAGGTTTTGTTCCTATAGATTATGCGAGCCGAGGTGATATCAGGGCATGCCAAAGTTTCCGGGAGAAAACGTACGACCTTTCGAAGAGCTTTATCACTCACCTGTGATAGCTCCTCACCGGTCTCAAGTTCTTCCCAGAACGCATTGAACTTAGCCAATCTATCTTTGAACGAAGTCGTTGTCAT
This Chloroflexota bacterium DNA region includes the following protein-coding sequences:
- a CDS encoding HD-GYP domain-containing protein, which codes for MAINDQDANRWLQALDLYDKEITEHTLRVTSLSLKIAHSLGLPKRGLMNIQLGTLLHDIGKLGIPESIMQKPGRLTPYEFQVVQEHPLFAMEWLTKYPQYKPAMVIPLYHHEWWDGTGYPFGLAGDEIPRLARIVAVADVWDALTSDRPYRKAMAESQALYIITSESGTHFDPEVVDVFLDYGIFETNYFPAYATIFA
- a CDS encoding HD domain-containing protein; protein product: MTTTSFKDRLAKFNAFWEELETGEELSQVSDKALRKVVRFLPETLACPDITSARIIYRNKTYSYGKVGRATHEIVEPIKTFQNQIGQVEFHYSENGAKCSRTGLDDDGFILKLVTERLGVLSTFIEKDIEIEKLKDEALNAYDRTIEAWAAAFETQQKEASGHTERVVNLAMELAREMGFPDEELVHIRRGALLHDIGKISIPDEIISKHGKLTEEEFDVVRRHPLFAKKWLSQLELLKPALQIPYYHHERWDGSGYPLGLKGKDIPLAARMFSVVDVWDALTSDRPYRRALSKEEALNLIISQSGSHFDPKVVEHFIKVLSNENLINAPHQLRIQAFGGEKVWLQNILITTSDWQVHAAKEMFFVFLAHPGGLTKEQVGLYMWPDASTEELDIKFKNTLYRLRSAVGKQVILLAEGMYRFNPMQEYAFDVEIFLTSIQRANEVDEPRQKIKHLSHAIQQYGGDYLPEVDDYWAIPDREKFRQMYIDALYTIANLYFEREVYKSALRYCHQALTEDNANEEVHRLAMKIHAVTGNKAEIIRQYEACRQELEEKFDVEPSEQTLLLYDTLINA